The bacterium nucleotide sequence GGCATGGGCGTCCGCGACAATGGAGGCGGCGAAGTCTTCCACGTGGTGTGGGACGACGCGCTGTCGCAGTCCGCCCGCGGCCACCTGGAGCGGTTGGGGCTCGTCTCGATCGTCCGCTTTCGCGTGGGTGAGGCGGTCGCGACGCTCCGAGCGGAAGATGGCCGATTCGACATCATCTTCAGCGACATCAACAAGGAGGGATACCCTGCCTCGCTCCCGGTCATCAAGCAGCGGCTCAAACCCGGGGGTCTGCTCTTGGTGGACAACATGTTTTGGAACGGGAAGGTCGTGGATCGCCGTGTCACCGATGCGGACACGGAGGCGATCCGGACGTTCACGCGTGCCGTCTTCGACGATCCGGAGTTTGTGAGCACGATCGT carries:
- a CDS encoding O-methyltransferase, translating into MALVDGAFVAYLEGLIPARPPVLQEMEAYARAHRFPIVGPVVGQLFYLLTRASGARRVFELGSGYGYSTAWFGMGVRDNGGGEVFHVVWDDALSQSARGHLERLGLVSIVRFRVGEAVATLRAEDGRFDIIFSDINKEGYPASLPVIKQRLKPGGLLLVDNMFWNGKVVDRRVTDADTEAIRTFTRAVFDDPEFVSTIV